One window of the Shewanella litorisediminis genome contains the following:
- a CDS encoding TorD/DmsD family molecular chaperone, translating into MTQAIRQVSENDQFRADIYQLLAALLRRAPSAELLAFLQGLEVEDELDNDMTRAWAAIKLAAGQFTPAQLEDEYFALFLGVGCGEILPYGSWFMTGSLMDTPLALLRQDLAQMGFEREENVKEPEDHVAALCEVMGVLILEAPGYRQLAFYQRHIGSWIDRFCDAVAKAPSAAFYATVAQLAKAFFAVEANEFEQLSLDIPVNCPGSAEIAPASQEAVEVH; encoded by the coding sequence ATGACCCAAGCTATTCGACAAGTATCAGAAAACGATCAGTTCCGGGCAGACATTTACCAGTTGTTGGCGGCACTGCTGCGCCGCGCCCCCTCAGCCGAACTGCTGGCCTTTTTACAGGGACTGGAAGTTGAGGATGAACTGGATAACGACATGACCCGCGCCTGGGCGGCTATCAAGCTGGCCGCCGGCCAGTTCACTCCGGCGCAGCTGGAAGACGAGTATTTCGCGCTGTTTCTCGGCGTGGGCTGCGGCGAAATCCTGCCCTATGGCAGCTGGTTTATGACCGGGTCCCTGATGGACACGCCGCTGGCGCTCTTGCGTCAGGACCTGGCCCAGATGGGCTTTGAGCGCGAAGAAAACGTTAAGGAACCCGAAGACCACGTGGCAGCCCTGTGTGAAGTCATGGGCGTGCTTATTCTCGAAGCCCCCGGTTATCGCCAGCTGGCCTTCTATCAGCGCCATATCGGCAGCTGGATAGACCGCTTCTGTGATGCGGTGGCCAAGGCGCCCAGTGCGGCCTTTTACGCCACAGTTGCCCAGCTTGCCAAGGCATTCTTTGCCGTGGAAGCCAACGAGTTTGAACAGTTGAGTCTGGATATTCCGGTGAATTGTCCGGGCTCAGCCGAGATTGCCCCCGCCAGTCAGGAAGCGGTTGAAGTTCATTAA
- a CDS encoding twin-arginine translocation signal domain-containing protein, with protein sequence MKKQASEMSRRELLKALAIGGGAVAAATVAGSASAAPTEAVPEAQSDKYRETEHIRNYYATLRN encoded by the coding sequence ATGAAGAAGCAAGCTTCCGAAATGAGTCGTCGCGAACTGCTCAAGGCGCTGGCCATTGGCGGTGGTGCCGTGGCTGCGGCCACAGTAGCCGGCAGTGCCTCTGCAGCCCCAACCGAAGCCGTACCAGAAGCGCAAAGCGACAAGTACCGCGAGACAGAACATATCCGCAACTACTACGCCACCCTGCGCAACTGA